In Terriglobus sp. TAA 43, a single window of DNA contains:
- a CDS encoding prolyl oligopeptidase family protein yields the protein MYRHFAAILLAASMSTAQTPRSTTALHYPTPHTVPQVDDYFGTKVSDPYRWMEDLDSPETKAWVDAENEVTAAYFKPLTFRDGIHKRMMDLANYERFSMPQKRGSRYFYSRNSGLQNQAVVYWTEGLSGEPRELIDPNTYLADGTMAIGSLSVTHDGRFAAIALSEAGSDWQKIIVRDVTTGKDLPDVIQWTKFGGAAWLLDGSGFYYSGYDAPPDGDVLKAANFSMKVFFHKLGTPQKSDPVIFERPDNKEIYIFGGITDDGKYLLITQQQGTSPNNELAVLDLTDPHAKVQRLISNADATYSPIGNDGSHLWLYTTLNASNGKVIAIDLKQPEREHWTTVIPEAKSKLDSVSLVHRTLIAEYLQDAHTQVELFDEKGKHLHALALPGIGTASGFGGERDDEETFYSFANFTTPNVIFRLDMKTLQSTVYREPKVAFDRTQYESKEIFVTSKDGTKVPVFLTYKKGLKLDGNNPTLLYAYGGFNVSLSPYFSATLIPWLEHGGVYALACLRGGGEYGEAWHKAGMKLNKQNVFDDFIASAEWLIANKYTSSKKLAIRGESNGGLLMGAMITQRPDLFGAVAAGVGVMDMLRFDKFTVGWGWKADYGSPSENAAEFHAIYKYSPLHNLKAGTKYPSTLIFTADHDDRVFPAHSFKFAAQMQKDQAGPAPVLIRIETRAGHGGGMPLSKRLDVEADIQAFFLRELGVE from the coding sequence ATGTATCGGCACTTTGCTGCAATTCTGCTGGCCGCCAGCATGTCCACCGCACAGACACCCAGGAGCACCACCGCCTTGCACTATCCCACACCGCATACCGTTCCGCAGGTTGACGATTATTTTGGCACCAAGGTCAGCGACCCGTATCGCTGGATGGAAGATCTGGATTCGCCAGAGACTAAGGCGTGGGTCGATGCAGAGAACGAAGTCACCGCTGCTTACTTCAAGCCGCTAACGTTCCGTGACGGCATTCACAAACGGATGATGGATCTGGCGAACTACGAGCGCTTCTCCATGCCGCAGAAGCGGGGCAGTCGTTATTTCTATTCGCGTAACAGCGGATTGCAGAACCAGGCGGTCGTCTACTGGACGGAGGGCCTGAGCGGCGAACCGCGTGAATTAATCGATCCCAACACCTATCTTGCCGATGGCACCATGGCGATTGGCTCACTCTCCGTTACCCATGATGGCCGGTTTGCTGCCATTGCACTGAGTGAAGCTGGGAGCGATTGGCAGAAGATCATTGTCCGCGATGTGACGACAGGCAAAGACCTTCCCGATGTGATCCAGTGGACAAAGTTTGGCGGCGCAGCGTGGCTGCTGGATGGCAGTGGTTTCTATTACAGCGGCTACGATGCGCCTCCGGATGGCGATGTACTGAAAGCTGCGAACTTCAGCATGAAGGTCTTTTTTCATAAGCTGGGCACGCCGCAGAAGAGCGACCCTGTGATCTTCGAACGTCCGGATAACAAAGAAATCTATATCTTCGGCGGTATTACGGATGATGGGAAGTATCTCCTCATTACGCAGCAACAAGGCACCAGTCCGAACAATGAACTTGCAGTGCTTGACCTGACCGATCCGCATGCGAAGGTTCAACGCCTGATTTCGAACGCCGATGCGACTTACTCACCGATTGGCAATGATGGATCGCATCTGTGGCTGTACACGACACTGAATGCAAGCAACGGCAAGGTGATTGCCATTGATTTGAAGCAGCCGGAACGCGAGCACTGGACCACTGTCATCCCTGAAGCGAAGAGCAAGCTGGATAGCGTGTCGCTTGTGCATCGCACGCTGATTGCGGAGTATCTGCAGGATGCACACACGCAGGTCGAGTTGTTCGACGAGAAAGGCAAGCACTTACACGCACTTGCTTTGCCGGGTATTGGAACCGCTTCGGGATTCGGTGGCGAGCGTGACGATGAAGAAACCTTCTACAGCTTCGCAAACTTCACCACGCCGAATGTAATCTTCCGGCTCGACATGAAGACATTGCAGTCCACGGTGTATCGCGAACCGAAGGTTGCGTTCGATCGCACACAGTACGAATCGAAGGAAATATTTGTTACATCCAAAGACGGCACAAAGGTTCCTGTCTTTCTGACCTATAAGAAAGGCCTGAAACTGGACGGCAATAATCCGACGCTGCTTTATGCCTATGGCGGCTTCAATGTTTCCTTATCGCCCTACTTCTCTGCCACCCTAATTCCATGGCTGGAACACGGTGGCGTGTATGCGTTGGCATGCCTGCGTGGAGGCGGTGAATACGGAGAAGCCTGGCATAAGGCAGGCATGAAGTTGAACAAGCAGAACGTATTTGACGACTTCATTGCCAGCGCGGAATGGCTGATCGCCAACAAATACACATCATCGAAGAAGCTTGCCATTCGCGGTGAATCAAATGGCGGCCTGCTGATGGGCGCGATGATTACACAACGTCCAGATCTATTTGGCGCAGTTGCGGCAGGAGTTGGCGTGATGGATATGCTTCGTTTCGATAAGTTCACCGTAGGCTGGGGATGGAAAGCCGACTATGGTTCTCCCAGCGAGAACGCAGCAGAGTTTCACGCAATCTACAAGTACTCGCCGCTGCATAACCTGAAGGCTGGGACGAAGTATCCGTCCACGCTCATCTTCACTGCTGATCATGATGATCGCGTGTTTCCTGCACACAGCTTCAAATTCGCAGCGCAGATGCAGAAGGACCAAGCAGGGCCCGCACCTGTACTCATCCGCATTGAAACGCGAGCAGGCCACGGTGGCGGTATGCCCCTTTCAAAACGACTGGATGTGGAAGCAGATATCCAGGCATTCTTCCTGCGCGAGCTTGGTGTCGAATAA
- a CDS encoding glycoside hydrolase family 88 protein: protein MKVERQRTPQELAPAVTRLFELASDKTKRIAARWQVSMGAPVVTRAGEYAGRNWTQWTQGFAYGNAILCYDITRDAKLLQIGRDNTLQHMAEHITHIGVHDHGFNNLSTYGQLRRLMQEGIIPQNEWEMNFYELALKSSGAVQAARWTDLPDGEGFIHSFNGSHSLFIDTMRTIRICGVAHTLGHTLLGEQDRSISLLERLLTHAKTSSRFNIYYGEGRDSYDTPELRGRTVHEAVFNPKSGTFRCPSTQQGYSAFTTWTRGLAWAMLGYTEELEFLATLPESDFTAIGESKADALALMKKAARATCDFYIHQGTASDGICYWDTGAVQMHKLGDWMSRPADPFNDYEPVDSSASAIAAQGLLRLGRALGKGGETYFQAGLAVADALLQEPYLSTSPAHEGILLHSIYHRPNGWDYTPPGAKIPQGESSMWGDYHMLELGLLLHRLGQGKYYTFFDAE, encoded by the coding sequence ATGAAAGTTGAACGTCAGAGAACACCGCAGGAACTTGCCCCTGCAGTCACGCGGCTATTTGAGCTTGCTTCAGATAAGACAAAGCGCATCGCAGCGCGCTGGCAGGTAAGCATGGGCGCGCCTGTCGTGACGCGCGCCGGTGAGTATGCGGGTCGTAACTGGACACAGTGGACGCAGGGTTTTGCATATGGCAACGCCATCCTCTGCTACGACATCACCCGCGATGCGAAGCTACTGCAGATTGGCCGCGACAACACGCTGCAACACATGGCGGAACACATCACGCACATCGGCGTGCATGACCACGGCTTTAACAATCTTTCCACGTATGGCCAACTCCGTCGCCTGATGCAGGAAGGCATCATCCCACAGAACGAATGGGAGATGAACTTCTACGAGCTCGCATTGAAGAGCAGTGGCGCAGTGCAGGCTGCACGTTGGACAGATCTTCCAGATGGCGAAGGTTTCATCCATTCATTCAATGGATCGCACTCGCTATTCATTGACACCATGCGCACCATCCGCATCTGCGGCGTGGCCCACACGCTGGGACATACTTTGCTCGGTGAGCAGGATCGCAGCATCTCCCTGCTGGAGCGTTTGCTCACACACGCGAAGACATCCTCGCGCTTCAATATCTATTACGGTGAAGGACGCGATAGTTACGACACACCGGAACTGCGCGGGCGCACCGTGCATGAAGCGGTATTCAACCCCAAGAGCGGAACCTTCCGTTGCCCATCAACACAGCAAGGCTACTCCGCATTCACCACATGGACGCGTGGTCTTGCATGGGCCATGCTTGGATATACGGAAGAGCTTGAGTTTCTCGCAACTCTCCCTGAGAGTGACTTCACTGCTATCGGTGAAAGCAAAGCCGATGCACTTGCATTGATGAAGAAAGCTGCGCGAGCCACTTGTGACTTCTACATACACCAAGGCACTGCAAGCGACGGCATCTGCTATTGGGACACTGGCGCAGTACAGATGCACAAGCTCGGCGATTGGATGAGCCGTCCTGCAGATCCGTTCAATGACTACGAACCCGTGGATTCTTCTGCAAGCGCGATCGCTGCGCAAGGTTTGCTCCGTTTGGGACGTGCATTGGGTAAGGGCGGAGAGACATACTTCCAGGCTGGTCTGGCTGTTGCAGATGCGTTGCTGCAGGAGCCTTATCTTTCCACCAGCCCCGCGCATGAAGGTATCTTGTTGCACAGTATCTATCACCGGCCGAATGGTTGGGATTACACGCCGCCCGGCGCGAAAATCCCGCAAGGCGAATCGAGCATGTGGGGCGACTATCACATGCTGGAACTGGGCCTGCTGTTGCATCGCCTGGGCCAGGGCAAGTACTACACCTTCTTCGACGCGGAGTAA
- a CDS encoding VWA domain-containing protein has translation MSLRGWVCGLLVAIGGVLHAQQQATPPATPDQPYTLQTSAKIVLVPTTVSLKSQIIYGLKANQFHITDNGVDQPVTLDEDADSLGLSLVVAVQCSRMAIMEYEKLQGLPELLENLVGGGKREVALVRYGSHPELVQPFTRSWAKIDAAMQKLGPCEDDKNATRDAVSYASSILENRDSHNRHAVLLIGEERDHGSTVKEAELIAQLGRSNTVVDSVAYSPGTNELRDEATRFRGGSGPIGLLLMAVQAMKKNTAKWLTVQSGGDYFGFHNRNGFDESLTRLSNRVHNYYLLSFPVPKGAEDGLHEIRVSVPEYPKADIRARRNYYAGSTPPPDVEK, from the coding sequence ATGAGTTTGCGAGGATGGGTCTGCGGTCTTCTGGTAGCGATTGGTGGCGTTCTGCATGCACAGCAGCAGGCTACGCCGCCCGCAACCCCAGATCAGCCGTACACCCTGCAGACCAGCGCCAAGATCGTGCTGGTGCCCACCACCGTCAGCCTGAAGAGTCAGATTATCTATGGCCTGAAGGCAAACCAGTTTCACATTACAGACAACGGAGTGGATCAGCCCGTAACGCTGGATGAAGATGCGGATTCGCTAGGGCTATCCCTCGTCGTCGCGGTGCAGTGTTCGCGCATGGCCATCATGGAGTATGAGAAGCTTCAAGGTCTTCCAGAATTGCTGGAGAACCTTGTAGGCGGTGGCAAGCGGGAAGTTGCACTGGTCCGATACGGGAGCCATCCGGAATTGGTACAGCCCTTCACGCGTTCCTGGGCAAAGATCGACGCGGCCATGCAAAAGCTAGGTCCATGCGAAGACGACAAGAACGCCACACGCGATGCCGTCAGCTACGCAAGTTCGATTCTTGAGAATCGTGACAGCCACAACCGGCATGCGGTGCTGTTGATTGGTGAAGAACGCGACCACGGCTCCACCGTGAAAGAGGCGGAGCTCATCGCACAGCTTGGACGCAGCAACACCGTGGTGGACTCGGTCGCATACTCGCCTGGCACAAACGAATTGCGTGATGAAGCAACGCGCTTTCGCGGTGGCTCCGGCCCGATTGGTCTGTTGCTAATGGCCGTTCAGGCGATGAAGAAGAACACGGCCAAATGGCTCACGGTACAGTCTGGCGGCGACTACTTCGGCTTTCACAACCGTAATGGTTTCGATGAGAGCCTGACCCGGCTTAGCAATCGTGTACACAACTACTACCTGTTAAGTTTCCCGGTTCCCAAAGGCGCGGAAGACGGACTGCATGAGATTCGAGTCAGCGTCCCCGAGTATCCGAAGGCTGATATCCGCGCGCGTCGGAACTACTATGCGGGTTCCACACCTCCGCCGGATGTAGAAAAATAA
- a CDS encoding ABC transporter ATP-binding protein — protein MPDIAVQTFGLTRRFDETVAVRDVNLSVEAGRFFGFLGPNGAGKSTTIKMLTGLLAPSEGRVVIAGMDMASHSLEAKRLIGVVPEGMALMGRLTGFEYLRFVGRMYGLTRGQAEERAQELLQFMDLASAPRKLVADYSHGMQRKLALAAAVIHTPRILFLDEPFEGVDAIAAGTLKRMLQRMTERGVTIFLTTHVLEIVEALCSHVAIIDKGSLVAQGSLEELRAGVAHEGERLTLEQIFLRVVGERENMQELSWLA, from the coding sequence ATGCCTGACATTGCGGTGCAGACGTTTGGACTGACTCGTCGCTTTGACGAGACGGTTGCCGTGCGCGACGTGAACCTTTCGGTGGAAGCGGGACGCTTCTTCGGCTTTCTGGGCCCAAACGGTGCAGGGAAGTCCACCACTATCAAGATGCTAACCGGCCTCCTCGCTCCTTCCGAAGGTCGAGTAGTGATCGCCGGGATGGACATGGCATCACATTCTTTGGAAGCGAAGCGGCTCATCGGCGTAGTGCCGGAAGGCATGGCACTGATGGGACGCCTTACCGGCTTTGAGTATCTGCGCTTCGTCGGTCGTATGTATGGCCTGACACGTGGGCAGGCGGAAGAACGTGCTCAGGAGTTGCTCCAGTTCATGGACCTTGCCTCTGCACCACGCAAACTGGTAGCAGATTATTCGCATGGCATGCAGCGTAAACTCGCGCTCGCCGCAGCGGTCATTCACACTCCACGCATTCTCTTTCTCGACGAGCCATTCGAAGGCGTGGATGCTATCGCCGCGGGAACGCTGAAAAGAATGCTGCAACGCATGACGGAGCGTGGTGTCACCATCTTTCTTACAACGCATGTGTTGGAGATCGTGGAGGCACTTTGCTCACACGTTGCCATCATTGATAAAGGTTCGCTAGTAGCCCAGGGATCTCTTGAGGAATTGCGCGCCGGTGTGGCGCATGAAGGCGAACGTCTGACGTTGGAGCAGATCTTTCTGCGTGTGGTGGGCGAGCGCGAAAATATGCAGGAGCTGTCATGGCTGGCCTGA
- a CDS encoding sugar phosphate isomerase/epimerase — MADLQRLSLNQATVQNWSVQQAVEGCVRHGIPSIALWRHKIAETGLDASVKHVRDAGLHVSSVCRGGMFVAPTAEERRERIADNFRAVDEAAALQADSLVMVVGASQQVAIADARKMVSDGLAELVPYARKHGVKIGLEPLHPMYAGDRSVLNTIDQSLAMASPYSADEVGLILDTFHFWWDPYAYDQIKRAAGRIFGFHVCDWIVPMPDMLLGRGMMGDGAIDNHGFRMAVEAAGYNGPIEVEIFNQALWDSDGDHVLATVVERFTKLV; from the coding sequence ATGGCAGACCTGCAGAGACTAAGCCTGAATCAGGCGACGGTGCAGAACTGGAGTGTGCAACAGGCGGTAGAAGGATGTGTGCGTCACGGCATCCCTTCCATCGCACTGTGGCGACACAAGATTGCAGAGACTGGTCTGGACGCATCTGTGAAGCATGTGCGCGATGCCGGTCTGCATGTATCCAGCGTGTGTCGCGGCGGCATGTTTGTTGCGCCCACAGCAGAAGAGCGCCGCGAACGTATCGCCGACAACTTCCGTGCTGTCGATGAAGCCGCGGCGCTCCAGGCTGATTCACTGGTGATGGTGGTCGGTGCATCACAGCAGGTCGCAATCGCAGATGCGCGCAAGATGGTGAGCGATGGTCTCGCAGAGCTCGTTCCGTATGCGCGCAAACACGGCGTCAAAATTGGTCTGGAACCGCTGCATCCCATGTACGCGGGCGATCGCTCTGTGTTGAACACAATCGATCAGTCGCTCGCAATGGCGTCTCCGTATTCTGCAGATGAAGTTGGTTTGATTCTGGACACATTCCACTTCTGGTGGGACCCATATGCGTACGACCAAATCAAACGCGCCGCAGGACGCATCTTCGGTTTCCATGTGTGCGATTGGATTGTGCCCATGCCAGACATGCTGCTGGGCCGCGGCATGATGGGTGATGGCGCCATTGATAATCACGGCTTCCGCATGGCAGTGGAAGCTGCAGGATACAACGGCCCCATTGAAGTAGAAATTTTTAACCAGGCGCTATGGGATAGCGATGGTGACCACGTGCTGGCAACCGTGGTGGAACGATTTACGAAACTCGTGTAG
- a CDS encoding 3-ketoacyl-ACP reductase: MTDPAENRGRVALVTGGGRGIGFGIAKQLAVSGFDIVITGRRDKSDVADAITALEESRANASQKIEYTAADVSSAEAREALVRFVKDHFGRIDVLVNNAGIAPRVRADLLEATEESFDELISTNLKGPYFLTQAIAKWMVQLQENRRERRTIVNVSSVSAFVASINRGDYCISKAGIAMATKLWASRLTQHGIGVFEVQPGVIATDMTAGVKGKYDALMETDLLLDKRWGTPEDVGTAVAMLANGSLPYAPGATLVLDGGMTLPRL; this comes from the coding sequence ATGACAGATCCAGCAGAAAACAGGGGGCGCGTTGCACTGGTAACGGGTGGCGGACGCGGCATCGGCTTTGGTATCGCGAAGCAACTCGCAGTCAGTGGATTCGATATCGTGATCACCGGACGCCGCGACAAGAGCGACGTTGCGGATGCCATTACTGCATTGGAAGAATCGCGTGCAAATGCTTCTCAGAAGATCGAATACACAGCTGCCGATGTAAGCAGTGCAGAAGCTCGTGAAGCTTTAGTCCGTTTTGTAAAAGACCATTTCGGCCGCATCGATGTGCTGGTGAACAACGCGGGAATCGCACCGCGTGTCCGCGCCGATCTTCTGGAAGCAACGGAAGAAAGCTTTGATGAACTGATCTCCACCAATCTAAAAGGCCCGTATTTCCTGACACAGGCCATTGCGAAGTGGATGGTGCAGTTACAGGAAAACAGGCGTGAGCGGCGCACGATTGTGAATGTCAGTTCTGTCTCTGCCTTTGTCGCCAGCATCAATCGCGGCGACTACTGCATTAGCAAAGCGGGCATCGCCATGGCCACAAAGCTGTGGGCATCACGGCTCACACAGCACGGCATCGGCGTCTTTGAAGTACAGCCGGGCGTTATTGCAACGGACATGACCGCTGGCGTTAAGGGCAAGTACGACGCTCTGATGGAAACCGACCTGCTGTTGGACAAGCGGTGGGGCACGCCGGAAGATGTCGGCACCGCCGTAGCCATGTTGGCAAACGGTAGTCTCCCATACGCACCTGGCGCGACGCTCGTTCTGGATGGCGGCATGACCTTGCCCAGGTTGTAA